A genomic window from Populus nigra chromosome 7, ddPopNigr1.1, whole genome shotgun sequence includes:
- the LOC133699105 gene encoding uncharacterized protein LOC133699105 gives MKYTEISHFSHPQHKLKFENSEFPFKCDGCKEVGIGSRYKCTMCDFDLHMHCAITAPTISHSFYTKCSFQFFSRPPGDKPRFCNACERDVTGFVYHCKDCGFDLHPCCAKLPMVLNDGEIKLYLYRKVSASCLKCGRKGRSWTYRSSCKKYNLHVACVKDMLMENWQGYIGEKSARKFHTRIPSLKNTLLIHNKRKSKSKIGWEMAGLALQFVISAVLGDPTTLIAGLIGSMISKAW, from the coding sequence atgaaatatacTGAGATATCTCACTTTAGCCACCCACAACACAAGCTGAAGTTTGAAAACTCAGAATTTCCATTCAAGTGTGATGGCTGCAAGGAAGTAGGAATTGGATCGCGCTACAAATGCACCATGTGTGATTTTGATCTCCATATGCATTGTGCCATCACTGCTCCCACAATCTCTCACTCTTTCTACACCAAATGTTCCTTCCAATTCTTCTCGAGGCCTCCCGGTGACAAGCCTCGCTTTTGTAATGCATGCGAACGGGATGTCACGGGCTTCGTTTACCATTGCAAAGATTGTGGATTTGATCTTCATCCCTGTTGTGCAAAATTGCCCATGGTTCTTAATGACGGAGAGATTAAGCTGTATTTGTATAGGAAGGTGAGTGCATCTTGTCTCAAATGTGGACGTAAAGGCAGGAGTTGGACTTACAGGTCTTCGTGCAAGAAATATAATCTGCATGTGGCATGTGTTAAGGACATGCTCATGGAGAATTGGCAAGGGTACATAGGTGAAAAGAGTGCTAGGAAATTTCATACGAGGATTCCTAGCTTGAAAAATACACTCCTTATTCATAACAAGAGAAAAAGTAAGTCCAAGATAGGTTGGGAAATGGCTGGACTAGCCCTGCAGTTTGTTATATCGGCTGTGCTAGGTGATCCAACAACTCTTATAGCAGGGTTGATTGGTTCTATGATTTCAAAAGCTTGGTAG
- the LOC133699788 gene encoding pentatricopeptide repeat-containing protein At2g15980: protein MPPHLKRFLHHPPPPPPPTYSLPFSTTTSPPPNHHSPLTTAIISLLTHHRSKSRWSHLRSLLTTTTSIPLAPGHFSLITLKLKSNPHLALSFFHFTLHNSSLCSHNLRSYATIIHILSRARLKAHAQEIIRAGLRSQILFNNDEDAFAEQTGLSRVEQDCEGHRGPRYHLLKEVRFFEVLVKSYRECDSAPFVFDLLIKSCLELKKIDGSIEIVKMLRSKGISPSISTCNALISEVSRCKGSFVGYGVFKEVFGLESCELGEKMRRGFRVRPNVHSFNELMVGFYRNGEVEMVEEIWSEMERFGCVANGFSYGVLMAVFCEGGRLSEAERLWEEMREKGIMPDVVAYNTVIGGFCKAGEVEKAEGLFREMGLSGIESSCVTFEHLIEGYCRIGDVDSAILVYKDMRRRDFRLEALTMEVLIGGLCEQKRVFEALKIMRSAMRDVSFHPSGKSYELLINGLCEDGKMEEALKLQSEMVGKGFDPNSAIYGAFIEGYVKLGNEEMAAMLRKEMSVAQKQQQED from the coding sequence ATGCCACCACACCTCAAACGCTTCCTCCAccacccaccaccaccaccaccaccaacctACTCTCTCCCCTTCTCCACCACCACGTCTCCACCACCCAACCATCACTCCCCTCTAACCACTGCTATCATTTCCCTCCTCACTCACCACCGTTCCAAATCCCGCTGGTCCCACCTCCGCTCTCTCcttaccaccaccaccagcatcCCCCTCGCCCCTGGTCACTTTTCCCTAATCACcctcaaattaaaatcaaatcccCATCTTGCCCTCAGCTTCTTTCACTTCACCCTCCACAACTCCTCTCTTTGCTCTCACAATCTCCGCTCCTATGCCACCATCATTCATATCCTCTCCCGGGCCCGCCTGAAGGCCCATGCCCAGGAAATTATTCGGGCCGGACTCCGGTCGCAGATTTTGTTTAATAATGATGAGGATGCCTTTGCTGAGCAGACAGGACTGAGCAGGGTGGAACAGGATTGTGAAGGACACAGGGGCCCCAGGTACCACCTGCTAAAAGAAGTGAGgttttttgaagttttagtGAAAAGTTATAGAGAGTGTGATTCAGCTCcatttgtgtttgatttgttgataaaatcttgtttagaattgaaaaagattgATGGGTCTATTGAGATTGTGAAGATGTTAAGGTCTAAAGGGATTAGTCCATCAATTAGTACTTGTAATGCTTTGATTAGTGAGGTTTCAAGGTGTAAAGGATCGTTTGTTGGTTATGGGGTTTTTAAGGAGGTTTTTGGATTGGAAAGTTGTGAGCTTGGGGAGAAAATGAGAAGGGGTTTTAGAGTTAGGCCTAATGTTCATagttttaatgaattaatgGTGGGGTTTTATAGAAATGGTGAAGTGGAGATGGTTGAGGAGATTTGGAGTGAAATGGAGAGATTTGGCTGCGTTGCAAATGGGTTTAGCTATGGTGTTTTAATGGCTGTTTTTTGTGAGGGAGGGAGGTTAAGTGAAGCAGAGAGGTTATGGGaggaaatgagagagaaaggaaTAATGCCTGATGTTGTTGCTTATAATACTGTCATTGGTGGGTTTTGTAAGGCTGGAGAGGTTGAGAAAGCTGAGGGTCTTTTTAGGGAAATGGGATTGAGTGGAATCGAGAGTAGTTGTGTTACTTTTGAGCATCTTATTGAGGGGTATTGTAGAATTGGGGATGTTGATTCGGCTATTCTTGTGTACAAGGATATGCGTAGGAGAGACTTTAGGCTTGAAGCTTTGACAATGGAGGTGTTGATTGGAGGGCTTTGTGAGCAGAAAAGAGTTTTTGAAGCTTTGAAGATTATGAGGAGTGCAATGAGAGATGTTAGTTTTCATCCGAGTGGGAAGAGTTATGAGTTATTGATTAACGGATTGTGTGAGGATGGGAAAATGGAAGAAGCATTGAAGCTTCAATCAGAGATGGTGGGGAAAGGGTTTGACCCAAATTCAGCAATTTATGGTGCTTTTATTGAAGGGTATGTGAAGTTGGGAAATGAGGAAATGGCAGCTATGTTGAGGAAGGAAATGTCTGTAGCTCAAAAGCAGCAGCAAGAGGATTAA
- the LOC133699789 gene encoding CASP-like protein 5C1 — translation MDVVPGSVGTSASFSLRLGQTIFSSASLLFMSLGVEFYTYTAFCYLVTIMGLTIPWSFTLAIVDGYSVLVKCPVRQPGILLIIVLGDWVLSTLTLAAACSTASVVDLLLHSDGSYCPPKFCSRYQISAAMAFLSWFLSMASSLFNLWLLPSL, via the exons ATGGATGTTGTACCTGGTTCAGTAGGGACGAGTGCCAGCTTCTCTTTGAGATTGGGCCAGACCATCTTCTCTTCCGCTTCTCTTCTTTTCATGTCTCTGGGTGTTGAATTCTACACCTACACTGCTTTCTG CTACTTGGTTACAATCATGGGTTTGACTATTCCATGGAGTTTCACACTGGCAATAGTTGATGGATACTCTGTTCTGGTCAAATGTCCTGTTCGACAACCGGGAATACTTCTGATTATTGTCCTTGGAGATTGG GTCTTATCAACTCTAACATTAGCTGCAGCATGCTCAACAGCTAGTGTTGTGGATCTCCTGCTCCACTCTGATGGATCCTATTGCCCTCCAAAGTTTTGCAGCAGGTATCAAATATCGGCTGCCATGGCTTTCTTGTCTTGGTTTCTGTCTATGGCTTCATCTCTTTTCAATCTTTGGTTACTCCCGTCTTTGTGA